A section of the Streptomyces sp. NBC_01363 genome encodes:
- a CDS encoding sensor histidine kinase, producing the protein MTGAGYAMVVLLALLLLGAGFLLGRRTARPVRPSDVGTPVEHATFETLHTASLAAPPLRAGLTEESARRAARRLRSLLGTDALCLTDRDRVLVWDGAGEHHGHHVMDQVQGLLASGRDTAFRSDCDDLDCPLRWAVAVPLTVDNRVLGTLIAYAPRESAVLARAAGEVARWVCVQLELAELDRSRTQLIEAEIRALRAQISPHFIFNSLAAIASFVRTDPERARELLLEFADFTRYSFRSHGDFTTLADELHSIDQYLALVRARFGERLAVTLQIAPEVLPVALPFLCLQPLVENAVKHGLEGAVPAPRDAASVRMGESPTRITISAFDAGSEAEVVIEDDGTGMDPERLRHILRGEGGHSTGIGLLNVDERLRQVYGDDYGLVIETGIGAGMKITVRLPKYRAGVHGS; encoded by the coding sequence ATGACCGGAGCCGGATACGCGATGGTCGTCCTGCTCGCCCTCCTGCTGCTCGGCGCGGGCTTCCTGCTCGGCCGCCGCACCGCCCGCCCCGTCCGCCCCAGCGACGTCGGGACCCCCGTCGAGCACGCCACCTTCGAGACGCTGCACACCGCCTCGCTCGCCGCGCCCCCGCTGCGCGCCGGGCTCACCGAGGAGAGCGCCCGCAGAGCCGCCCGCAGGCTGCGCTCCCTGCTCGGCACCGACGCGCTCTGCCTCACCGACCGCGACCGGGTGCTCGTCTGGGACGGCGCGGGCGAACACCACGGCCACCACGTCATGGACCAGGTGCAAGGCCTCCTCGCCAGCGGCCGGGACACCGCCTTCCGCAGCGACTGCGACGACCTCGACTGCCCGCTGCGCTGGGCCGTCGCCGTGCCGCTCACCGTCGACAACCGGGTACTGGGCACCCTGATCGCCTACGCACCACGGGAGTCCGCGGTGCTGGCGAGAGCCGCCGGAGAGGTGGCCCGCTGGGTCTGCGTACAGCTGGAACTCGCCGAGCTCGACCGCTCCCGCACCCAGCTCATCGAGGCCGAGATCAGAGCGCTGCGGGCCCAGATCTCCCCGCACTTCATCTTCAACTCACTGGCCGCCATAGCCTCGTTCGTCCGCACCGACCCGGAACGGGCCCGCGAACTCCTCCTGGAATTCGCCGACTTCACCCGCTACTCGTTCCGCAGCCACGGCGACTTCACCACCCTCGCCGACGAACTCCACTCCATCGACCAGTACCTGGCTCTCGTACGGGCCCGCTTCGGCGAGCGGCTCGCGGTCACCCTCCAGATCGCCCCCGAGGTACTGCCCGTCGCCCTGCCGTTCCTCTGCCTCCAGCCACTGGTCGAGAACGCCGTCAAGCACGGCCTCGAAGGAGCCGTGCCCGCTCCCCGGGACGCCGCCTCCGTCCGGATGGGGGAGAGCCCGACCCGCATCACCATCAGCGCCTTCGACGCAGGCTCCGAGGCCGAGGTCGTCATCGAGGACGACGGCACCGGAATGGACCCGGAACGCCTGCGCCACATCCTGCGCGGCGAGGGCGGCCACTCCACCGGAATCGGACTGCTCAACGTCGACGAACGGCTGCGCCAGGTGTACGGGGACGACTACGGACTCGTCATCGAGACGGGCATCGGCGCCGGGATGAAGATCACGGTGCGGCTGCCGAAGTACCGTGCCGGGGTGCACGGTTCCTGA
- a CDS encoding L-rhamnose mutarotase encodes MRIALHTKVRADRIEEYEAAHREVPAELTAAIRAAGATSWTIWRSGTDLFHVIDCEDYAALLAELEQLPVNVAWQARMDELLDVAHDYSADGAEAGLPVAWEL; translated from the coding sequence ATGAGAATCGCCCTGCACACCAAGGTCCGCGCCGACCGCATCGAGGAGTACGAGGCCGCACACCGCGAAGTCCCGGCGGAGCTCACCGCCGCGATCCGCGCTGCGGGCGCCACGTCCTGGACGATCTGGCGCAGCGGCACCGACCTCTTCCACGTCATCGACTGCGAGGACTACGCCGCACTCCTCGCCGAGCTGGAGCAGCTTCCCGTCAACGTCGCCTGGCAGGCCAGGATGGACGAATTGCTCGACGTGGCGCACGACTACTCGGCCGATGGCGCCGAGGCCGGGCTCCCGGTCGCCTGGGAGCTGTGA
- a CDS encoding Fpg/Nei family DNA glycosylase codes for MPELPEVEALRVFLDDHLVGKEIDRVLPLNVSVLKTYDPPPTALHGATVTGIARHGKFLDIGAGPLHLITHLARAGWLRWKDEFPVVPPRPGKGPLALRTVLTGGDGFDLTEAGTTKRLAVYLVHDPAEVPGIARLGPDPLDDSFDRDAFAALLAGERRRIKGALRDQSLIAGIGNAYSDEILHVAKLSPYLLTANLTDDQITRLHTAMRTTLHDAVARSRGLAAGRLKAEKKSGMRVHGRTGEACPVCGDTIREVSFSDSSLQYCPTCQTGGRPLADRRLSRLLK; via the coding sequence ATGCCCGAACTGCCGGAAGTCGAAGCCCTGCGGGTCTTCCTCGACGACCACCTGGTCGGCAAGGAGATCGACCGCGTCCTGCCGCTCAACGTCAGCGTCCTCAAGACGTACGACCCACCGCCGACCGCCCTGCACGGCGCCACGGTCACCGGCATCGCCCGGCACGGCAAGTTCCTGGACATCGGGGCCGGCCCGCTGCACCTGATCACCCATCTCGCCCGAGCCGGCTGGCTGCGCTGGAAGGACGAATTCCCCGTCGTGCCGCCGCGCCCAGGCAAGGGGCCCCTGGCGCTGCGTACCGTGCTCACCGGCGGCGACGGCTTCGACCTCACCGAAGCGGGCACCACCAAACGCCTCGCCGTGTACCTGGTGCACGACCCGGCCGAGGTGCCGGGCATCGCCCGCCTGGGCCCCGACCCCCTCGACGACTCCTTCGACCGCGACGCGTTCGCCGCGCTGCTCGCCGGGGAGCGCCGCCGGATCAAGGGCGCCCTGCGCGACCAGTCCCTGATCGCCGGCATCGGCAACGCCTACAGCGACGAGATCCTGCACGTCGCGAAGCTGTCGCCGTATCTGCTCACCGCGAACCTCACCGACGACCAGATCACCCGGCTCCACACGGCGATGCGCACCACGCTGCACGACGCGGTCGCACGCTCCAGGGGACTCGCGGCCGGAAGGCTCAAGGCCGAGAAGAAGAGCGGGATGCGGGTCCACGGACGCACCGGCGAGGCATGCCCCGTCTGCGGGGACACCATCCGCGAGGTGTCGTTCAGCGACTCCTCGCTCCAGTACTGCCCGACCTGCCAGACCGGCGGCAGGCCGCTGGCCGACCGCCGCCTCTCCCGGCTGCTCAAATGA
- a CDS encoding polysaccharide deacetylase family protein, which translates to MKHDQRLPGRRTLLRLAAGLGAAAAVPVIAADPAGEPVRAAAPPTAGAAGLPSALRAGPTAYRLQPMTAGTPPRFRPAAPPVRTRPFEELPGIGHAMVLTFDDGPDPFYTPHILATLREHDVRAMFFLCGEMANDNQDLVRAIADDGHTIGNHSWNHPLVTRLSRAGVRAELEPTSEVIERITGAAPLWYRAPYGAWNRNSFEIAADMGMEPMAWTVDTLDWTEPGVGTIVRRVREGAAPGVVVLSHDAGGDRSQSVAALRRYLPELLDDGYRITVPQRR; encoded by the coding sequence ATGAAACATGATCAGAGGCTGCCGGGGCGCAGGACGCTGCTTCGACTGGCCGCCGGACTCGGTGCGGCCGCAGCCGTGCCCGTGATCGCCGCGGATCCGGCCGGAGAACCGGTCAGGGCGGCCGCACCGCCCACGGCCGGGGCAGCCGGACTGCCGTCGGCCCTCCGGGCGGGGCCCACCGCCTACCGGCTCCAGCCCATGACCGCGGGCACCCCGCCCCGCTTCCGGCCGGCGGCGCCGCCGGTCCGCACGAGACCCTTCGAGGAACTGCCCGGGATCGGGCATGCCATGGTGCTCACCTTCGACGACGGACCCGACCCGTTCTACACCCCGCACATCCTCGCGACCCTGCGCGAACACGATGTCCGCGCGATGTTCTTCCTCTGCGGAGAAATGGCCAACGACAACCAGGACCTGGTGCGGGCCATCGCCGACGACGGCCACACCATCGGAAACCACTCCTGGAACCACCCTCTGGTCACCAGACTCTCCCGGGCCGGTGTCCGCGCCGAACTCGAACCCACCAGCGAGGTCATCGAGAGGATCACCGGTGCCGCGCCGCTCTGGTACCGGGCACCGTACGGAGCGTGGAACCGCAACTCCTTCGAGATCGCTGCCGACATGGGCATGGAGCCGATGGCCTGGACCGTCGACACCTTGGACTGGACCGAACCCGGAGTCGGCACGATCGTCCGCCGGGTCCGGGAAGGGGCCGCTCCCGGCGTCGTCGTGCTGTCGCACGACGCCGGGGGCGACCGTTCGCAGAGCGTGGCCGCGCTGCGGCGGTACCTGCCCGAACTGCTCGACGACGGCTACCGGATCACGGTGCCGCAGCGCCGTTGA
- a CDS encoding cation acetate symporter translates to MSRTYAVAAVAAVVLATVLVGGFGLRISRTTSDFYVASRTVRPRLNAAAISGEYLSAASFLGIAGLVLVHGPDMLWYPVGYTAGYLVLLVFVAAPLRRSGAYTLPDFAEGRLESRQARRLVSVFVVAAGWLYLVPQLQGAGLTLKILTGAPGWLGDVLVASVVVIAVAAGGMRSITFVQVFQYWLKLTALLVPMIFLVLAWQGDGRPRVTFDEQLSVFRADHPLYATYGLIVATFLGTMGLPHVVVRFYTSPNGRDARRTTVAVLALIGVFYLLPPVYGALGRLYAPELIHGGDADAAVLLLPGRVIGGLGGDLLGALIAGGAFAAFLSTASGLTMAVAGVITQDVLPSRGVRHFRLATVLAMCVPLAGSLMVSRVPVADSVGMAFAVSASSFCPLLVLGIWWRRLTPPGAIAGLLLGGGSAFLSVAITVSGAVCPPGWPHALLAWPAVWSVPVGFLAMILVSLATPGRIPAGTNAAMTRFHLPEAL, encoded by the coding sequence GTGAGCCGTACGTACGCGGTGGCGGCGGTCGCCGCCGTCGTTCTCGCCACCGTCCTCGTCGGCGGTTTCGGACTGCGCATCTCCCGCACCACCTCCGACTTCTACGTCGCCTCGCGCACCGTACGGCCCCGGCTCAACGCCGCGGCCATCAGCGGCGAATACCTCTCCGCCGCCTCCTTCCTCGGCATCGCGGGTCTGGTGCTCGTGCACGGCCCGGACATGCTCTGGTACCCGGTCGGCTACACCGCGGGTTATCTCGTGCTGCTGGTCTTCGTCGCCGCACCGCTGCGCCGCTCGGGGGCGTATACGCTGCCCGACTTCGCCGAGGGGCGGCTGGAATCACGACAGGCGCGCAGACTGGTCAGCGTCTTCGTGGTCGCGGCGGGCTGGCTGTATCTCGTACCGCAGCTCCAGGGCGCGGGGCTGACGCTCAAGATCCTCACCGGGGCGCCCGGCTGGCTCGGCGACGTACTCGTGGCGTCCGTCGTCGTCATCGCCGTCGCCGCGGGCGGCATGCGCTCCATCACCTTCGTGCAGGTCTTCCAGTACTGGCTGAAGCTGACCGCGCTCCTGGTCCCCATGATCTTCCTGGTGCTCGCCTGGCAGGGCGACGGGCGGCCCCGGGTCACCTTCGACGAGCAGCTCTCCGTCTTCCGCGCCGACCATCCGCTGTACGCCACCTACGGGCTGATCGTCGCGACCTTCCTCGGCACCATGGGCCTGCCGCACGTCGTCGTCCGCTTCTACACCAGCCCCAACGGCCGTGACGCCCGCCGCACCACGGTCGCCGTCCTCGCCCTCATCGGCGTCTTCTACCTGCTGCCACCGGTCTACGGCGCACTGGGCAGGCTGTACGCCCCCGAGCTGATCCACGGCGGGGACGCGGACGCCGCCGTGCTGCTGCTGCCCGGCCGGGTCATCGGCGGGCTCGGCGGGGATCTGCTCGGCGCTCTCATCGCGGGCGGCGCCTTCGCCGCGTTCCTGTCGACCGCCTCCGGGCTCACCATGGCCGTCGCCGGAGTCATCACCCAGGACGTGCTCCCCTCGCGCGGGGTCCGGCACTTCCGGCTGGCGACCGTCCTTGCCATGTGCGTACCGCTGGCCGGTTCGCTGATGGTCAGCCGGGTACCGGTGGCCGACTCCGTGGGGATGGCGTTCGCCGTCTCCGCGTCCTCCTTCTGCCCGCTGCTGGTCCTCGGCATCTGGTGGCGGCGGCTCACCCCGCCCGGCGCCATCGCCGGACTGCTGCTCGGCGGCGGCTCCGCGTTCCTGTCCGTCGCCATCACGGTCAGCGGCGCGGTATGCCCGCCGGGCTGGCCGCACGCCCTGCTCGCCTGGCCCGCCGTCTGGTCGGTGCCGGTCGGCTTCCTCGCGATGATCCTGGTGTCCCTCGCCACCCCCGGCCGGATACCCGCCGGCACCAACGCCGCCATGACCCGCTTCCACCTGCCGGAAGCGCTGTGA
- a CDS encoding LytTR family DNA-binding domain-containing protein produces MLRVLAVDDEEPALEELLYLLRADPRIRSAEGATGATEALRRIGGAVDAGPDDPAAIDVVFLDIHMAGLTGLDVAQLLAGFAAPPLIVFVTAHEGFAVQAFDLKAVDYVLKPVRRERLAEAVRRVAEQVGDRSAPVLDTAGDQIPVELGGVIRFIPIDDIAYAEAQGDYARLHTATGSHLVRVPLTTLEERWRTRGFVRIHRRHLVALGRIDELRLDAGSMSVRIGTAELAVSRRHTRALRDLLMRQTGR; encoded by the coding sequence ATGCTGCGCGTACTCGCCGTCGACGACGAAGAACCCGCCCTGGAGGAACTCCTCTACCTCCTGCGCGCCGATCCCCGGATCCGCAGCGCCGAAGGGGCCACCGGGGCCACCGAGGCGCTGCGCCGCATCGGCGGCGCGGTCGACGCGGGCCCGGACGACCCGGCCGCCATCGACGTCGTGTTCCTGGACATCCACATGGCGGGCCTCACCGGTCTCGACGTGGCCCAGCTGCTGGCCGGCTTCGCCGCGCCGCCGCTCATCGTCTTCGTCACCGCGCACGAGGGCTTCGCCGTCCAGGCCTTCGACCTGAAGGCCGTCGACTACGTCCTCAAACCGGTACGCCGCGAGCGCCTGGCCGAAGCGGTGCGCCGCGTCGCCGAACAGGTCGGCGACCGCTCCGCACCCGTGCTCGACACCGCGGGCGACCAGATCCCGGTGGAGCTCGGCGGAGTCATCCGGTTCATCCCGATCGACGACATCGCCTACGCCGAGGCCCAGGGCGACTACGCCCGGCTGCACACCGCCACCGGCAGCCACCTCGTCCGCGTCCCCCTCACCACCCTGGAGGAGCGCTGGCGCACCCGCGGCTTCGTACGCATCCACCGACGCCACCTCGTCGCCCTGGGCCGGATCGACGAACTCCGCCTCGACGCGGGCAGCATGAGCGTCCGCATCGGCACCGCGGAGCTCGCCGTGAGCCGCCGCCACACCCGCGCGCTGCGTGATCTGCTGATGCGCCAGACCGGCCGCTGA
- a CDS encoding amino acid permease — protein MARLRVGEGVLRRKPIEHIDEKGPAGEVATQLTRTLGLWQLTAIGVGGIIGAGIFTLAGTVANGTAGPAVLLSFLIAGVASAAAAFSYAEFAGLIPKAGSAYTYGYAVLGELVGWFIGWDLLLEYTAIVAVVAIGISGYFSFLLGEMGLEVPKWMLGAPGTGDGHRVDLFAALLCLLVAYLLTLGIKNAARFETIVVVLKVLVVLLVIGVGVFHINTANYKPFFPFGVSGAFTGAATVFFAVFGYDAMSTAAEESKDAQRHMPKAILCSLGISMVLYVAACLVLTGMQSYKDIDPESGFSTAFKSVGLDRLADVIAVGAIIGILTVMFTFMLGVTRVWFSMSRDGLLPKWFAKTHPTRHVPTRVTWIVGAASALIAGFLPIGEAAELTNIGILLAFVVVCIAVIVLRYKQPDLPRTFRTPGMPFVPALGVVFSIWLITFLQWQTWVRFVVWFLIGLVIYFGYSYRKSEMARTPGTGTETG, from the coding sequence ATGGCAAGGCTCCGAGTGGGCGAGGGCGTACTGCGCCGCAAGCCGATCGAGCACATCGACGAGAAGGGTCCCGCGGGGGAAGTCGCCACTCAGCTCACCAGAACGCTCGGACTGTGGCAGCTCACCGCCATCGGTGTGGGCGGCATCATCGGCGCGGGCATCTTCACCCTCGCCGGCACGGTGGCGAACGGCACCGCCGGTCCCGCGGTGCTGCTCTCGTTCCTGATCGCGGGAGTGGCGAGCGCGGCGGCCGCCTTCAGCTACGCGGAGTTCGCGGGCCTGATCCCGAAGGCCGGCTCCGCGTACACCTACGGCTACGCGGTGCTCGGCGAGCTGGTGGGCTGGTTCATCGGCTGGGACCTGCTGCTGGAGTACACGGCGATCGTGGCGGTGGTCGCGATCGGCATCTCCGGCTACTTCAGCTTCCTGCTCGGGGAGATGGGGCTCGAAGTACCGAAGTGGATGCTGGGCGCGCCCGGCACCGGCGACGGCCACCGGGTGGACCTGTTCGCCGCGCTGCTCTGTCTGCTCGTCGCGTACCTGCTGACCCTCGGGATCAAGAACGCGGCCCGCTTCGAGACGATCGTGGTCGTCCTGAAGGTCCTGGTCGTCCTGCTGGTCATCGGCGTCGGCGTGTTCCACATCAACACCGCCAACTACAAGCCGTTCTTCCCGTTCGGGGTGAGCGGGGCCTTCACCGGTGCGGCCACGGTGTTCTTCGCGGTGTTCGGGTACGACGCCATGTCGACGGCCGCCGAGGAGTCCAAGGACGCCCAGCGCCACATGCCGAAGGCGATCCTGTGCTCCCTCGGGATCTCCATGGTGCTCTATGTGGCGGCGTGTCTGGTGCTGACGGGGATGCAGAGCTACAAGGACATCGATCCGGAGTCCGGATTCTCGACGGCCTTCAAGTCGGTGGGGCTCGACCGGCTCGCCGATGTGATCGCGGTGGGCGCGATCATCGGCATCCTCACGGTGATGTTCACCTTCATGCTCGGGGTGACCCGGGTGTGGTTCTCGATGAGCCGTGACGGACTGCTGCCGAAGTGGTTCGCCAAGACCCACCCGACCCGCCACGTGCCGACCCGGGTGACCTGGATCGTCGGTGCCGCCTCGGCCTTGATCGCCGGGTTCCTGCCGATCGGCGAGGCCGCCGAGCTGACGAACATCGGCATTCTGCTGGCGTTCGTCGTGGTGTGCATCGCGGTGATCGTGCTGCGTTACAAGCAGCCGGATCTGCCGCGCACCTTCCGCACCCCCGGCATGCCGTTCGTCCCGGCCCTCGGCGTGGTGTTCTCGATCTGGCTGATCACCTTCCTGCAGTGGCAGACCTGGGTGCGGTTCGTGGTCTGGTTCCTGATCGGACTGGTCATCTACTTCGGCTACTCGTACCGGAAGTCGGAGATGGCGAGGACTCCGGGAACGGGTACGGAGACGGGCTGA
- a CDS encoding universal stress protein, producing the protein MTEPQPHMFERGTDGPKVIVAGLDGSDSSMRASAYAAGLARRQGAMLALVYVQPVLPAGASLGAPVADATGEIAEGLVSEIREATRRMKDIWDVRWEFHTFRGDPYNGLVTAADELKADAVVVGASESAGHRFIGSVAIRLVKAGRWPVTVVP; encoded by the coding sequence GTGACAGAACCGCAGCCTCATATGTTCGAACGTGGCACAGACGGCCCGAAAGTGATCGTCGCAGGCCTCGACGGGTCCGATTCCTCCATGCGTGCCTCGGCATACGCTGCGGGGCTGGCCCGCCGCCAGGGCGCCATGCTCGCCCTCGTCTATGTCCAGCCCGTGCTGCCCGCGGGAGCCTCGCTCGGTGCACCGGTCGCCGATGCGACGGGCGAGATCGCGGAGGGGCTGGTGAGCGAGATCCGGGAGGCGACACGGCGGATGAAGGACATATGGGATGTGCGCTGGGAGTTCCACACCTTCCGCGGCGACCCGTACAACGGACTCGTGACCGCGGCGGACGAGCTGAAGGCGGATGCCGTGGTCGTGGGCGCCTCGGAGTCGGCCGGGCACCGGTTCATCGGCTCGGTGGCGATCCGGCTGGTGAAGGCGGGCCGTTGGCCCGTCACGGTGGTCCCGTAA
- a CDS encoding zf-HC2 domain-containing protein, whose protein sequence is MTADPGEGPHARDVLGAYVLDALTASETRAVSRHLQSCDRCAADYVEVAEAVSLLALLREENLLE, encoded by the coding sequence ATGACCGCCGATCCCGGGGAGGGCCCGCACGCGCGGGATGTGCTCGGCGCCTACGTACTCGATGCGCTCACGGCCTCGGAGACCCGCGCGGTCTCCCGTCATCTCCAGTCCTGCGACCGCTGCGCCGCCGACTACGTGGAGGTCGCGGAGGCCGTCTCGCTGCTCGCCCTGCTGCGCGAGGAGAACCTGCTGGAGTAG
- a CDS encoding aldo/keto reductase has product MRRNRLGSSAVEVTELSFGAAAIGNLFTAVEPARAAAAVDAAWGEGVRYFDTAPHYGLGLSERRLGEALRGRPRHSYTLSTKVGRVLDPLPAGSGAGPDGLSEGFAVPATHRRRWDFSADGVRRSIEDSLERLGLDRIDIAYLHDPDDHAETAFHEAYPELEKLRAQGVVGAIGAGMNQTAMLTRFLRDTDVDVVLCAGRYTLLDQSALTELLPEAAARGRSVVVGGVFNSGLLADPRPGATYDYTAAPLSLLDRALRIKAVTEGHGVPLRAAALHYPLAHPAVAGVLVGTRSPDEVRDAAALLRREIPDELWDELRAEGLLTENGH; this is encoded by the coding sequence ATGCGGCGAAACAGGCTGGGAAGCAGCGCGGTCGAGGTCACCGAGCTGTCCTTCGGGGCGGCCGCCATCGGCAATCTCTTCACCGCCGTCGAACCGGCGCGGGCCGCCGCCGCCGTGGACGCCGCCTGGGGCGAGGGCGTCCGCTACTTCGACACCGCGCCGCACTACGGACTCGGCCTCTCCGAACGGCGGCTGGGCGAGGCCCTGCGCGGCCGGCCCCGCCACTCGTACACGCTGTCCACGAAGGTGGGGCGGGTGCTCGACCCGCTGCCCGCCGGCTCCGGGGCCGGCCCCGACGGACTCTCCGAGGGCTTCGCCGTACCCGCCACCCACCGCCGACGCTGGGACTTCAGCGCCGACGGCGTACGCCGCAGCATCGAGGACAGCCTGGAACGGCTCGGTCTCGACCGCATCGACATCGCCTATCTGCACGACCCGGACGACCACGCGGAGACCGCGTTCCACGAGGCCTACCCGGAGCTGGAGAAGCTGCGCGCGCAGGGCGTCGTCGGAGCCATCGGCGCCGGGATGAACCAGACCGCGATGCTGACCCGGTTCCTGCGCGACACCGATGTCGACGTGGTGCTCTGCGCCGGGCGCTACACCCTCCTCGACCAGTCCGCACTGACCGAACTGCTGCCCGAGGCGGCTGCCCGAGGCCGCAGCGTGGTCGTCGGAGGGGTCTTCAACTCCGGGCTGCTCGCCGACCCGCGCCCCGGTGCCACGTACGACTACACGGCCGCGCCCCTCTCCCTCCTGGACCGGGCCCTGCGGATCAAGGCCGTCACGGAGGGCCACGGCGTGCCGCTGCGGGCCGCCGCCCTCCACTACCCGCTCGCCCACCCGGCCGTCGCCGGAGTGCTCGTGGGCACCCGCTCCCCGGACGAGGTGCGCGACGCCGCCGCACTGCTCCGCCGCGAGATCCCGGACGAGCTCTGGGACGAGCTGCGCGCCGAGGGCCTGCTGACCGAGAACGGACACTGA
- a CDS encoding amidohydrolase yields the protein MTGQERIVDAHHHVWDLSVRDQDWITGDELAPLRRDFTLSDLESEARAVGVDATVLVQTVTVAEETPEFLALARDSDLVAGVVGWCDLTAPDVADTLAALRGLPGGDRLVGIRHQVQGEPDPAWLLRPDVRRGLRAVADAGLVYDLVVQARQLPATVQAAALLPELTFVLDHAGKPPVAAGGLRPWADDVRALAARPNTVCKLSGLVTEADVRSWTVRDLRPYADTVLDAFGPDRLMFGSDWPVCRLAATYEEVVDAARSLTDALTADERARVLATTAERVYCL from the coding sequence ATGACCGGTCAGGAACGGATCGTCGACGCCCACCACCACGTGTGGGACCTGTCGGTGCGCGACCAGGACTGGATCACCGGCGACGAACTCGCCCCGCTCCGGCGCGACTTCACCCTGTCCGACCTGGAGTCCGAGGCGCGCGCCGTCGGGGTGGACGCCACCGTCCTCGTCCAGACCGTCACCGTCGCGGAGGAAACCCCCGAGTTCCTGGCCCTCGCCCGGGACAGCGACCTCGTCGCGGGTGTCGTCGGCTGGTGCGACCTCACGGCTCCCGATGTCGCCGACACGCTGGCCGCGCTGCGTGGACTCCCCGGCGGCGACCGGCTCGTCGGCATCCGCCACCAGGTCCAGGGCGAACCCGACCCCGCCTGGCTGCTGCGCCCCGATGTCCGGCGCGGACTGCGCGCCGTCGCCGACGCCGGGCTCGTCTACGACCTCGTCGTCCAGGCCCGCCAACTGCCCGCCACCGTCCAGGCCGCGGCACTCCTGCCCGAGCTGACCTTCGTGCTCGACCACGCCGGCAAGCCACCCGTCGCCGCCGGTGGACTGCGCCCCTGGGCCGACGACGTCAGGGCCCTGGCCGCCCGCCCCAACACCGTCTGCAAGCTCTCCGGCCTGGTCACCGAGGCCGATGTGCGCTCCTGGACCGTGCGCGACCTGCGCCCGTACGCCGACACCGTCCTCGACGCCTTCGGCCCCGACCGGCTGATGTTCGGCTCGGACTGGCCCGTGTGCCGGCTCGCGGCGACGTACGAAGAGGTCGTCGACGCGGCACGCAGCCTCACCGACGCTCTCACCGCGGACGAGCGCGCCCGCGTCCTCGCCACCACGGCCGAGCGGGTCTACTGTCTCTGA
- a CDS encoding sigma-70 family RNA polymerase sigma factor, whose translation MTTTTTDERALTDLQREHGPALFHFLLGLTFGDRQRAEDLLQETLVRAWQHPEAFDAPYDSMRPWLFTVARRLAIDARRSRQARPTEVCDAVLETTAAGQDTAEATVSALDVRDAVRTLGPEHRAVLVQMYFRGLTVDETARVLGIPAGTVKSRSYYALRQLSRNLPGYSSRFSSRSRASSETASATST comes from the coding sequence ATGACCACCACGACGACCGATGAGCGGGCCCTCACGGATCTCCAGCGGGAGCACGGGCCCGCCCTCTTCCATTTCCTGCTCGGTCTGACCTTCGGCGACCGGCAGCGGGCCGAGGACCTGCTCCAGGAGACGCTGGTCCGGGCCTGGCAGCATCCGGAGGCCTTCGACGCCCCGTACGACTCGATGCGGCCGTGGCTCTTCACGGTCGCGCGGCGGCTCGCGATCGATGCGCGCCGGTCCAGGCAGGCCCGGCCGACCGAGGTCTGCGACGCCGTGCTGGAGACCACCGCGGCCGGTCAGGACACCGCCGAAGCCACGGTCTCGGCCCTCGATGTGCGCGATGCGGTGCGCACCCTCGGTCCGGAGCACCGCGCGGTCCTCGTCCAGATGTACTTCCGTGGACTCACCGTGGACGAGACGGCCCGGGTGCTCGGCATCCCGGCGGGCACGGTCAAGTCCCGGTCCTACTACGCGCTGCGCCAGCTCTCCCGCAACCTGCCCGGCTACTCCAGCAGGTTCTCCTCGCGCAGCAGGGCGAGCAGCGAGACGGCCTCCGCGACCTCCACGTAG